The genomic interval TTGCATTTTTGGCTCTAAAGCCCAGAGATCTCCGAAGTGCCGTCAGTGTTCGAAGTAGAAGTCATGGCTACAACAGCTCAGTATATTCCCCGGAATAACTCTTTACCTTCCAATCCACTCATGCATCCGGACTCGGATAGGATGCATCAGGGGACAACTTACAGAGAGGTGCAGAAAATGATGCACCACGAGTATTTGCAAGGACTTGCGGCGACGAACACTGGGCATCCGATGAGTCTGACGCACCACCAGTGGCTACCCACCTCCAGCACCGACTGGACCAGCGGAACCCACATCGGGCAGCCTGAGCACAATAAATCAAGCGTTCAAGCTAGTCGAGAGGACCTGAACGGCGGCTTTCACCACAGGTCGCACCTGGTACACCAACAGACGCAGAACAGCCACCACGGGTCATGGGCGCCGACCACGACTCACCACTTGTCCCCACTGTCTCCTGCCTCCAACGGCCACCAGTCTCTTGTCTACTCCCAGCCGGGCTACACGAATCTAAACGCCATGCTGAGCCCGCAGCCCTCATCCCTGCACCACGGAATGAGAGACCCACTCCACGAAGACGCAAGCAGTCACGACAACCAGATGGAGTCCCCACAGCAGCCTTTTGGACACCACCAGGACCACTCGGACGAAGATGCTCCCAGCTCCGATGACCTGGAGCAGTTTGCTAAACAGTTCAAGCAGCGGCGGATCAAACTGGGCTTCACGCAGGCGGACGTGGGCTTGGCGCTGGGAACCCTCTACGGTAACGTCTTCTCCCAAACGACCATCTGCAGGTTCGAGGCGCTGCAGCTGAGTTTCAAGAACATGTGCAAACTTAAGCCGCTACTTAACAAGTGGCTGGAGGAGACAGACTCCAACACCGGCAGTCCGACCAATTTGGACAAGATCGCCGCTCAGGGCAGGAAACGAAAGAAGAGGACCTCGATTGAGGTCGGAGTGAAAGGAGCGCTGGAGAACCATTTCTTAAAATGCCCTAAACCCTCCGCCCACGAGATCACCAGCTTAGCGGGAACTCTTCAGCTGGAAAAAGAAGTTGTCCGCGTTTGGTTTTGCaacagaagacagaaagagaAACGGATGACCCCGGTCGGGGTACCTCACCCGAGTATGGAGGATGTATACTCACAGGCAGACACCCCCCCGCTACACCATACGCTACAGAGTCCTGTCCAGTGACTACTTTAATGAACTAGTCTATtatttaaaagagaaaaataattacaaaaggGACTGTGgaatttacagtattttattttgctttcgttttcttaaaaaaaaagaaaaaaagaaagacatATGGCAAGTGATTGGTCGCCGGTAACCGAAGATTATGGTACAAAACATGTAGGCGTGCTGGAATTTTTTGTTCGTTTTAATAGGTTTATttctatgaaaaaaaaatccacgtGCATTTAAATAAATCAAAGATTTTATGTACCAAAATGTCGAGGAGGATGAGtaagaaaaataacatataGGCAAATGAACCTTCGTGCTATTGAAAGAGAGATCGCAGGCCGTTTGTGCTTTAACTGCTGAAGCGCACTTCACGAGCTATTTCCGAAAGAAATCTCCATAAAACTCGGCCTTTTCACTAAATAGCGTCacgtttttcctgtttttttttcctggttaaccggatctattattattattaattattattgttattgattTCGTTTACGTATAACTTGTGATGTATTGCTTTTCGAGTATCCTAGCATCAGTGTCTCTACTGTACTGCAGAACTAAAATTatgtcatttttgtttatttctattAATTATAATGCTATATAACACAGCATAAAACAACCTTTACTCCCCGAGTCGACAATGGGGGAGAATCGTGAGCGGGATGGGGGTCATATTTTTGAGGGAAAGCGTGACAACACTGGCAAAACAGTGACACTTTCGTCGAAGGCATTTCTGTACGGATATCGCCTGCTGGCAAAGCGACAGAAATCAGGCTTAGTGACGGCAGTGGCCAAACCTGCATATAGAAGCACACATCACACAGAACAACATACGGATTGTTCAACTTTTGTCtattttttccctttattttgCGTGTAGCACTTATTTTTTAACGTCAcggtgttgttgctgttatacGTTAATTAGTTATTCTTTATCGTGAACGAATTTCTTCTCAGTTGTGCAAAAATGTTCGTGTTTACAGTTTCAAAGAGTAGTTGACGCTGTCAAGTAAATCGCTGACCATCATACAATTACAATAGAATATTGTAAAAGTGATTAGTGAAACACAACAGAAAGAATGTTAAGTCTCAGGTAACATTCACCCCAGCTCGACCTTTCGCTGTATTATGTAAAAAATGATCGACTTATCATATTACTATAAGTAAAAAGGCTATCCCCTTGgtttaaataaaactatatcATATTCAGCACATGCAGATAACATCGGAAAATGCTCATAGCAAGGTAATGAAGGCAGGTTTTTCAGATATGTTTATCATTTTTGCGTTCGAAACAGACATATTTGTCTGTAGTGTGTTTTACCGCTAAATGTTGGGCAGATTTGAACAGACAGACCCACGGCAGATTCATTCCGCAGCGTTACCCGATACAACGCGATACTACTACTTTTTATGAAACGCATTTTAAGATACTGTTGCCAGGATTATTTCCAATATGTAAATATGTCGAATATGTAAACTTAtgaatttgttttgatttttctttttctttctggGCAGTTTTGTACACTTACTAATTCCGAAAAGATATTTTAATATGATTTCATTTATGAATTTGCcgtttataaatatatacatatatatttatttcctAAATGTGTTTTGGAGCTTTTGTTTAGCTCTTTAATAATTATGTTGCAGTGAATtacaaaatgttttgtttactACATTGGTTGTATGTTGATTGCAAAATGTAGACTGCAAAGTCACATTGATATTTATGTTttagtaatattttattacttaCATAAAACGCATATACACGAAAAGGTGTTCTGTCTTTCTTAAGTACTAATTCACCCAAAACGTGTGTCGCTATCTATTGTGACACCGCCAAATGTGTATGTCAAACAATTGCTAGAAACTCGAAATTTGACCAATGTGTTGTGCATAAAATCTCTATTCTACCCCTTCAACTGTTGTCAGACCAAATGTGTTAAATTTAAACTGGCAATCCGTCATGTGAGAATTCGCTTTAATCGAAATCTGTGTTGATGTACTGTTTTAAAGGGAACCGAAATCTTACCTCAGACATTCCGTATCAAATTCACACGGCCGCCAAAGGCTGTTCCACATTCTTGTGTAATCGCAGTATTAAattgtgcaatattaatatgaAAATGTTTACACTGTTGTCATTTACCGGACTGCTTTTGTAGGTACAATTATTATAATACATACTGGAAACGAGTGTTAATGCAGCCTTGCATTAATTATATAAACAATCCACTGCAGCCAATATATTTTGTGTCGTTATTTACTTTATTCTTTACAAGAGTGTTGAGGTATATAAGAAGCACGCAAAGTATAAATTTCCCTGTAAGTGTAGCAGCGCACTAATGTCATACAATCGGTCAAAGAAAAATGTGTGAATTTTGGTTAAtttaattcatccatccacccatcgcCGCAAAACAGCGGGAAAATATTCCGTAAACAGCATAGGGAACATACAGTGTATACTGTACTCGGTATAGCATGTGTTCTTCCTTCTTTCTGTATCACCTGAACACAGGTGCGCGCTCTTCCGGAGCTTAATGATTTCCTAACACGGCTTTATGGATCacccgcgacccagaaggataagcggtttggacaatggatggatggatggctttaTGGCTCAGTTAAATTACGACCTGACAGCAAAGATGAAGAACTGATCATAAAAATCTGAGGTCTGCTGGAAAATACGTTTTATTCGTCTATTGCGATAAGTTACTTATTACGATTATCGGGACCTGGTTATTATAACAAGATACTGGGGTGCCCTCATGTTACCCCAAAACTCTGCAAAttgtgtgaaattaaaaattcaatccttttaaaatacaaatgtatTCAAATATAAGCGCCGCACAACTATTAAGTAAAATCAAAAGGAACGAGTCGTACGTCTTTCCAGATGTTAAAGAGGTGAATTTGTTTTATCTCGCTTTATCGGTTAAGAAGGATTTAAACGGGTTTGTTTAATCAATCAGAATGCCACGTTTCCTTTATTTGTACAGGCTTCCCACTTGTCGACTTAGGCATAAATACATTAACAACACTATGATAATTTAGTCTGTTCTAACAGCACGATAAACGTTATGGAGATTAgaagaataattaaaattaagaGTCTTCTGCTGTGTGATTCTACACTATATATGTCATTTTACAATACGGCTCATACATTTCTGGAGGTAGCCCTAGAACAAGACGGGAGACTTTCTCGTAGTTTCAAAGCAGTTTGAATCTCTGGTAAATCTGACCCACAGTACAGGCCCGCCGGGAAGGAAAGGGGGAATCAGAAAGACTGGACCCCAACCGTGTGGTCTGCGGTTGGTTTTCGGTGTGATTCATAAGCATAATTCTCAGCTCCTTCATTTTTGACGCTGTATGTGCCGATTGCTTTTTCAgtttgcttttattgttttCAGTAAATTACTGTGTTGTTGACTACAGTATTCTTACGTATGTAGTAGTACTGCAATGTCATGATTAATTaaacttaaattaaaatttttgcGGTCTTctgtataattatttttttgctttttgtgacCCTGTAACGATTTTCCAGTTTCAATAAACAAAACGAATGCATATTGTGTATGCAactcaaaaatgtaaatgatttaaTATTGTTGGGGGTTTATTTTTACACACTCAAGATTATTTCCGTGTTTGATCCATTTGACATGTAACATAGACCTACAAATAATTCGATAGTTTGCGTTAGTCTGCGGTTAGTAAATAATAGTTTTTTCTGATGTTTTAATTTATGGCAACTAGGAGAAGAGTCTTTACAAAATTAATTGCTTCAAAAGTCAATTTTCAGAAGCGCATGTTTTCCGTAACGTTCTGGGGACTTCTGCCGGTTTGTGCGATTATCCCACATTTTCTATTATTTCTATTATGGGATAATTCATAGTCACCCCTTTAAACTGGGATAGGAACACTTTTGTACGACTGAAAGAAATCCAAAGGGCTAAATTGGTGATATCACAGAGTGCGTGAATAGGAGCGCAGGCTGTTTAGATTGACACAGGCGCCCTCTAGCGTGAAAATTAAGAACCATTCATTGCTGCTTCAACTGTGTCAACTAGTTTAATAAGTTAGTGAAACGATATCAGCTAGATAACAAAGCTGTAGTCCTCCCGTGCCGTTTTTCCCCTCGTAAGGCATGAAGCATGTGAATATTTACTGAGTTTTCTACTGGCGACTGCCTACAAGTCAGGTTGCGGAGTGACACCGCATTAACAAACGGCGGAAATAAATATGTGGGTCTGTGTGACTGCGCGCGAAATGCCAGCCTGTGTTGTGTATTACACGACTGCTGCTTTTTAACCCGTATATTAGCCAATCTCTCCGCACCTCTCGGACAGACACCTAAATGGGCGAGCAGAAAATGAAATTGGTAGTATGCGCAACATATTTTAATGCCATAAAACAATACAGCAAACTTGCAGAGATTCGTAAAACGAAAGCTGGAGGCCCCTGATGAACATCGCGACACTGCGGTGTTTCTCATTTCCACACGCGCCGTTAATGACAGCCATTAATCAGGCGCGTCCAAACAAGCGCGTCTTAGACCGACCGACAGATGCTACAAACCCGATCGCTTAGGCCTCGCTCTGTTTTTCTTTACTGAacacacctaaccctaacctgtaACACGTAACAGCGCTTGAAAAACTACTTTTTGTCGCCAGACCATCAGGCAAATCTTACTTACAGCAAGTGATTTTACTGGGTTACAGAAATTTACGAAGGGAAGGACCCCTAGGCCTTTAAGTCCAGTAGGAAATCCATcaacaattttaaaatgatgaCATCTACGCTATATAAATGATCGTTACTTTGACACTGCATTGCAAATCAAATTTACTTGTGTTGCTTGTATGAACGCTGTTATTTGCTGCAAGGAAATGTGTTTGGTCACTTTTGTCCCATAAAAATCAGATGGCAGCAGGCTGGTTTTTAGTTATGCCTTTGACGTGAACAATGGCATCGCTTGCTCTTATCATTTTGATTAATCACGTTAAGGCTGCAGCAGGAGGAAGACTAATCTGCACTGGGCTCAGTCGCCATAGTTACCTGCCTCCACGGCGGTCTGTCGAAGGCCTTAGGCATTCGGATGAAACGTCGGTCCCTTCGTCTGGGGCAGGTGAAGCGGCAGCTGAGCGGAGTCGCTGTGAGTCAGACCCCAGGTGAGCTCGAGAAAGCAGCTAAATGAT from Paramormyrops kingsleyae isolate MSU_618 chromosome 9, PKINGS_0.4, whole genome shotgun sequence carries:
- the pou3f1 gene encoding POU domain, class 3, transcription factor 1 is translated as MATTAQYIPRNNSLPSNPLMHPDSDRMHQGTTYREVQKMMHHEYLQGLAATNTGHPMSLTHHQWLPTSSTDWTSGTHIGQPEHNKSSVQASREDLNGGFHHRSHLVHQQTQNSHHGSWAPTTTHHLSPLSPASNGHQSLVYSQPGYTNLNAMLSPQPSSLHHGMRDPLHEDASSHDNQMESPQQPFGHHQDHSDEDAPSSDDLEQFAKQFKQRRIKLGFTQADVGLALGTLYGNVFSQTTICRFEALQLSFKNMCKLKPLLNKWLEETDSNTGSPTNLDKIAAQGRKRKKRTSIEVGVKGALENHFLKCPKPSAHEITSLAGTLQLEKEVVRVWFCNRRQKEKRMTPVGVPHPSMEDVYSQADTPPLHHTLQSPVQ